The following proteins are encoded in a genomic region of Necator americanus strain Aroian chromosome II, whole genome shotgun sequence:
- a CDS encoding hypothetical protein (NECATOR_CHRII.G4381.T2), giving the protein MAAQVMPDSYPTYDSFRTDQGLPISNGSSISTLDISGGTQQAPNSVLRVIIENMIYPVTLDVLHTLFSRYGKVLRIITFNKNNTFQALVQISEANAAQLAKQNLENQNVYNGCCTLRIDYSKLSTLNVKYNNDKSRDYTNPNLPSGEISLEQQLGLGIPGLQSLLPTASPYSFAFGANPATTFIPPTLGADATALSQYLPSLGALGGTVGGLTPSSLTSLRFPVNILSITSVVLVSNLDENKVSPDALFTLFGVYGDVVRVKILYNKKDNALIQYSEPQQAQLAMQHLDKIRWHDRVIRVAPSKHNNVQLPKEGQPDAGLTRDYSHSPLHRFKKPGSKNYMNIYPPSCTLHLSNIPPNISEEALTEAFEQNGFQVKAFKFFPKDHKMALCQLEDVETAINALIAMHNHKLAENAHLRSSAGNLQTRNLSFSQGYIKCCDTLHLYVCLCVIAPTSRLNV; this is encoded by the exons ATGGCCGCCCAGGTGATGCCAGACTCCTATCCCACGTACGACTCGTTCCGCACCGATCAG GGTCTTCCCATTTCAAATGGCAGTTCGATCTCGACTCTGGATATTTCCGGAGGCACACAACAAGCACCGAATAGTGTGTTACGGGTGATCATCGAGAATATGATCTATCCGGTAACGCTGGATGTCCTGCATACG CTCTTCTCTCGCTATGGCAAAGTGCTGAGGATCATAACATTCAACAAGAATA ACACGTTCCAAGCGCTTGTACAAATCAGTGAAGCGAACGCCGCTCAACTCGCCAAACAGAACCTCGAGAACCAAAACGTCTACAACGG GTGCTGTACGTTGCGTATTGACTACAGCAAATTAAGTACACTCAATGTGAAGTATAACAACGACAAGAGTCGGGACTACACTAACCCAAACCTCCCATCCGGAGAGATCAGCCTCGAGCAGCAGCTCGGACTCg gaataccCGGACTGCAATCGCTGCTGCCGACTGCTTCTCCGTATTCATTTGCGTTCGGTGCAAATCCTGCCACCACGTTCATACCTCCAACGTTAGGCGCAG ATGCAACCGCATTGTCGCAGTACCTGCCCTCATTGGGTGCGTTAGGCGGCACAGTCGGTGGTCTCACTCCCTCGTCGCTCACCTCACTTCGATTCCCAGTAAACATCCTCAGCATCACATCCGTCGTGCTTGTTTCAAATTTAGATGAAAAT AAAGTATCGCCCGACGCTCTTTTCACGTTGTTCG gTGTATACGGTGATGTTGTACGTGTAAAGATTCTTTACAACAAAAAGGATAATGCTTTAATACAGTATTCTGAGCCTCAACAAGCTCAATTAG CCATGCAACATCTGGACAAAATCCGTTGGCACGATCGAGTCATACGAGTTGCGCCATCAAAACATAACAATGTTCAATTGCCAAAAGAAG gTCAACCGGACGCGGGTCTCACGAGAGATTACTCTCATTCGCCTTTGCATCGCTTTAAGAAACCGGGCAGCAAGAATTACATGAACATCTACCCGCCCAGTTGCACCCTACATCTCTCCAACATTCCGCCAAACATCTCCGAAGAGGCGTTGACCGAAGCGTTTGAGCAGAACGGGTTTCAAGTGAAGgccttcaaatttttccc CAAAGACCATAAAATGGCGCTGTGTCAGCTGGAGGACGTGGAAACGGCAATCAACGCGCTCATCGCCATGCACAACCATAAACTTGCCGAGAACGCTCATCTTCGG TCGTCAGCAGGAAATTTACAAACAAGGAATTTGTCATTCTCACAAGGATAC atcaaATGCTGTGATACCCTACATCTCTATGTATGTCTTTGTGTAATTGCACCTACTTCTCGTCTGAATGTCTGA
- a CDS encoding hypothetical protein (NECATOR_CHRII.G4380.T1), with the protein MFARFQARLFSNASKIASVSQPINRIITVEWTDGMKGRFPVIWLRDCSPDPVTYSIGPAMIARNLTMNEFDVEQSPKSVRLENDQLVIDWEDSQSRFDSGWLRTRNPSDDEAASLRRKVYLFPERTWGKNEIEARLKRFDHNAVMNDDKTLHDFLEAVCMDGIAVIKNGPIGTRRAVPDIGERIGLIHSTHFGKVFEVTTKPDASNKAYASDGGLPFHTDFPSLSHPPQLQMLHMIQRAEEGGNNLFVDGFHVAEQLRREKPDVFEILSKYSLEFIEEGYDIHDGPDSTPKKFEYNMCARHRTIKLNEKGRVIKIQFGNAMRSWFYDCNPERIQDIYRALKTFTDYCYQDRNVLKFALENGDTVLWANTRLLHTRDAFRNATNASRTLTGCYFAWDIVKSRVRFLRRKLALPSAQPSA; encoded by the exons GTATGAAGGGAAGATTCCCTGTGATATGGTTGAGAGATTGTTCGCCGGATCCTGTCACCTACTCAATTGGACCTGCAATGATAGCAAG gaatttaaCGATGAACGAATTTGATGTGGAGCAGTCACCGAAGTCGGTCCGTTTAGAAAATGATCAGCTCGTAATCGATTGGGAGGATAGTCAGTCGAG ATTCGATTCAGGCTGGTTACGTACACGAAATCCGTCGGATGACGAAGCGGCAAGTCTGAGGCGGAAGGTGTACTTGTTCCCCGAGCGGACATGGGGAAAGAACGAAATCGAGGCGAGGCTCAAGAGATTCGATCACAACGCGGTAATGAATGATGATAAG ACCCTTCATGACTTTCTCGAAGCAGTATGTATGGACGGCATAGCTGTAATCAAAAACGGTCCCATTGGGACCCGACGCGCTGTTCCTGATATCGGCGAGAGGATCGGACTCATACACAGTACTCATTTTGG aaaagtcTTCGAGGTTACCACAAAACCAGATGCAAGCAATAAAGCGTATGCTTCCGATGGAGGTCTTCCATTTCACACAGATTTCCCCTCATTATCTCATCCACCGCAG CTTCAAATGCTTCATATGATTCAACGTGCCGAGGAAGGCGGAAACAATTTGTTCGTCGATGGTTTTCATGTCGCTGAGCag CTTCGCCGAGAAAAACCGGATGTATTCGAGATTCTCAGCAAATATTCGCTTGAATTCATAGAAGAGGGTTACGATATCCACGATGGACCGGATTCCACTccgaaaaaattcgaatacaACATGTGCGCTCGCCATCGTACCATCAA GCTGAATGAAAAAGGTCGAGTGATCAAAATCCAGTTTGGAAACGCTATGAGGAGTTGGTTCTACGACTGTAATCCAGAGCGAATTCAGGATATCTACAG AGCACTTAAAACATTCACGGACTACTGTTATCAGGATAGAAACGTCCTGAAATTCGCCTTAGAAAATG GCGATACCGTACTCTGGGCAAACACACGTCTGCTCCATACGCGTGACGCATTCCGAAACGCAACGAACGCTAGCCGTACACTCACTGGTTGCTACTTTGCCTGGGACATCGTGAAATCCAGAGTACGATTCCTACGAAGAAAATTGGCGCTTCCGAGCGCACAACCGTCAGCATGA